ACGACCGCCGGGAAGTGGTCGGCCAGGCCGGCCCCTACTACGTGACCGGTCAACAGCTGCTCGTGCGCGAGGAGGACAAGGAGAAGATCGCCGGTCCCGATGACCTCGAGGGCGTCAAGACCTGCTCGGTGACCGGTTCGACGTCGATCGAGACGGTGGAGGAGAAGTTCGGGGCCAAGCCCGTTCCCTTCGACACCTACTCCGCCTGCGTGACCCAGCTGCAGAACGGCTCGGTCGACGCGGTCACCACCGACGGCGCGATCCTGCTCGGCTACGCGGCCGACGCACCCGACGAGCTCGAGGTCGTCGGTGACGCCTTCAGCGAGGAGCGCTACGGCATCGGCTTCAAGAAGGGTGACGCCGACATGTGCGAGTTCCTCACCACGACGATGAGTGACTCCTTCGACGACGGGGCGTACGACGAGGCCTTCCAGAGCACGCTCGGCCAGGCCGACGTCGACACGCCGGAGCCCCCGGCACTGGACGAGGGTTGCAAGGCCTGACCGATCGGTGGCGCGCCCCGGGTCATCCTGACCCGGGGCGCGCCACCACCGTCGCACCACGACCCCGGGACATGAGAGGACGCCTGTGGGCCCCGACTACCTGAGCGAGCTGGCCACCAGCCTCGCTGACGGCTTCCTGGTCACCCTCCAGCTGATCGGGTGGACGCTGCTGTTCTCGACCATCCTCGGCACCCTGCTCGGGGCGATGCGCGTCTCCCCCATCGCGCCGCTGCGCTTCGTCGGCACGAGCTATGTCAACATCTTCCGCAACACCCCGCT
The DNA window shown above is from Janibacter sp. A1S7 and carries:
- a CDS encoding glutamate ABC transporter substrate-binding protein, which translates into the protein MALQKTKAFATMAALTLTLAACGGGGDSDVAVEDSPDFDSGTTMAELADAGKITVGVKFDQPGIGFMPPGADVPEGFDIEMAKIVAGKLGIAPEDITWKETVSDNREPFLQNGTVDIVVASYSITDDRREVVGQAGPYYVTGQQLLVREEDKEKIAGPDDLEGVKTCSVTGSTSIETVEEKFGAKPVPFDTYSACVTQLQNGSVDAVTTDGAILLGYAADAPDELEVVGDAFSEERYGIGFKKGDADMCEFLTTTMSDSFDDGAYDEAFQSTLGQADVDTPEPPALDEGCKA